The genomic interval CGTTCATTGACGGCTGAAGTGGTTAAACGACTTCAGCAAACTTTTACGGAAAAAAATAATTCACCATTACTTCTATCGGCGGAAAATCAATTGCAAACGCTTACAGAGCAAATAGAATTGCTTTCTAAAAGAGTCGATGCGCTTACTACTCAAATCTCCCGCAAAAAATAAATGTAAACAAAAACACACTCCGCCAATATTTGGCGCGGTGGTAACGCGCCTGACATTCGTAGCCAATCCGGTAAACTTAACGTACGAAAAACCCTAAAGCAGGCATCGAAAGATGCCTGCTTTTTTTTATGACGCTAACGTGTCGTCTTCAACGATTAAGGCGTCACTACGGTCACGCCATGCTTCGCAAATATTTGCGCCATCTCACCCGAAGAAACCAGCGTAGCAGTGGCATCCTGTAATAATTTCACCAGCTCTTGATCATCCTTCTTCACCGCCATACCAATCACCCAACCTTTAGATGGCAAGCGCGGAAAAGCGACTTCGCTCATTTGAAAATTAGCGTCTTTTCCGACAACTGATTCTATTTCTGATCGGTTCGCCACTACGCCATCAAGTTCGCCTGCTTTGAGTTTTTCAAGCGCCGCTGTTGCATCGGGAAATATTTTGATGTTGTCGCGAAATTTTCCGTCTTCTGCGCCCATTAACAGCATCGCGCCGATCGAAATTTTTTCTACGCCAATCGCTTTTCCGGTCATGGAATCCAGATTATCGAATTCTGGCACTTTGCGAGTATCCCGCACCAGACGCACCGTCTCGCGATGATACGGCGCAAAAATACTCACCTTGTCATTTTGGTTAATCAGGTTGGGGTCTACCGGCACATGCATCAATAAATCAGCAGGACCATAGCCGAGATAGTGGCCTTTCCAGACCATATTGCGCAGATCGTCACTCAATTCTTCGCCAGCAGGAAACGGCAGAAAACTTACCGTCAATCCTAATTTTTTAGCCAGCGCCTGCGCAATATCGACATCAATACCTTTGCTGTTGGCTGAAAACGGCGCGAAATCATTATAGATAGCGACCTTCAATATTCCTGACTGCTTGATTTTCGCAAAATCATTTCCAGCCGGCGCTTGTGCGTAGGCGCCAGCCGCAAAACAAACCCACGCCAGCAATATGATCGTTGCCAGCGCTTTAGAAGAAATTTTGTACATGGTGTCTCACCCATTCTTTTATAGTTGCCATTACTCTGATGGAAGCGGCATACTTTGTGCACTTAAACTTCGGACCTGACCGCGCAGGTTGCCTGCAAACGCTGAAGCGCGGTCGGGCAGAATCAGTTAATGGCGCGCAATGTTTCAAGATAGGCTTTGATAGACCACATCGCCTCTTGATTCAAAATGCCTTCAAACGGCGGCATGTAGACAGCACCATTGCGGACTTTTCCATGACGCACTGATATCAGAAAATATTTATCCGTTTCTTTATAACAGGCTTGTTGTTTCGCGCCTTTCAGATCGCTACAGTCGCGGTCCAGTAAGCGCAAATCAGGCGCGATACCGCCTGACTGGGCTTGCAGTCCATGGCAGCGCGCGCAGTTTTCTGCATAGGCAGATGTACCGATGTTGATGGCCTCTTTCTGGCCGCGAAACGGATTTTCATCACGCCACTCAGGGCCTAGAGTAGGTAATGTTTTGGTATCGACAGGCTGTGGTATTACATCGCCGTGGGCATAGACAAATGATGGGGCGATGACAACAGCGGCTAAAAGGCAACAAGAAATCAATTGACGCGACTTTTTCATACTAG from Glaciimonas sp. PCH181 carries:
- a CDS encoding Arc family DNA-binding protein, with the translated sequence MARNDPQMNLRIPVTLKEQIEDAAAENDRSLTAEVVKRLQQTFTEKNNSPLLLSAENQLQTLTEQIELLSKRVDALTTQISRKK
- a CDS encoding ABC transporter substrate-binding protein; its protein translation is MYKISSKALATIILLAWVCFAAGAYAQAPAGNDFAKIKQSGILKVAIYNDFAPFSANSKGIDVDIAQALAKKLGLTVSFLPFPAGEELSDDLRNMVWKGHYLGYGPADLLMHVPVDPNLINQNDKVSIFAPYHRETVRLVRDTRKVPEFDNLDSMTGKAIGVEKISIGAMLLMGAEDGKFRDNIKIFPDATAALEKLKAGELDGVVANRSEIESVVGKDANFQMSEVAFPRLPSKGWVIGMAVKKDDQELVKLLQDATATLVSSGEMAQIFAKHGVTVVTP
- the pedF gene encoding cytochrome c-550 PedF, with protein sequence MKKSRQLISCCLLAAVVIAPSFVYAHGDVIPQPVDTKTLPTLGPEWRDENPFRGQKEAINIGTSAYAENCARCHGLQAQSGGIAPDLRLLDRDCSDLKGAKQQACYKETDKYFLISVRHGKVRNGAVYMPPFEGILNQEAMWSIKAYLETLRAIN